The sequence TGAAGATCGACACGTCCGGCGAGTTCGGCGGCCTGGGCATCGAAATCGCGCGCAAGGGCGACCGGCTGGTGGTGGTGGCGCCCATCGACGACACGCCCGCCGCGCGCGCCGGCATCAAGGCCGGGGACGAGCTGCTCGCCATCGACGGGGAGAGCACCCAGGGCATGGACCTGGGCCGCGCGCTCCAGAAGATGCGCGGGCCCGCGGGCGGCCGCGTGCTGCTCACGCTCATGCGCGCGGGCTTCAACGCCCCCCGGGAGCTGGCCATCCTGCGCGACCACATCCGCATCGTGTCCGTGGAGGGCGCGCTCTACGACGGCATCGGTCACGTGAAGGTGAAGAACTTCCAGGACCGCACGGACGTGTCGCTGAAGAAGGAGCTGGACCGGCTGCGCGCGCTCAACGGCGGCAGGGAGCTGGACGGCGTGGTGCTGGACCTGCGCAACAACCCCGGCGGCCTGTTGGATCAGGCCGTGGCCATGAGCGACCGCTTCCTGCCGGGCAACCTGCCCATCGTGTCCACGCGCGGGCGCGACGGCCGCAACGCCTCCGAGGAGAAGAGCCGCGACCGCGACACGGAGAAGGACTACCCGCTGGTGGTGCTGGTCAACGCGGGCAGCGCCTCCGCGTCCGAAATCGTCGCCGGCGCGCTCCAGGACCACGGCCGCGCGGTCATCATGGGCACGCAGACCTTCGGCAAGGGCAGCGTGCAGACCATCATCGAGCTGGAGGACGGCTCCGGCCTGAAGCTCACCATCGCGCGCTACTACACGCCCAAGGGCCGCAGCATCCAGGAGAAGGGCATCACCCCGGACTTTCTCGTGCCGGAGGATTCCTCCGGGAAGACGGGAAGCGACGCGCCCCGGGAGAAGGACCTGCGGCGCCACTTCAAGGCGGAGCCCTCGCAGGCGACGTCGGAGGTCGCCGCGCCGCCGCGCACCCTGCCCGCGAACCTGAAGGACTGGGCGGTGACGGCGAAGCTCGCGGATCCACAGCTCAAGGTGGCGCTCAACTATCTCCATGGGTTGGCGGCAGGACCCGCGTCCCGGTCCTCCGGGAGCACCGCGGGTCGCTGAAACCCCCTTTCGAGGTGGCGTTCCGCCTCGCAGTGCGTGTAATGCGCACAGCAACGAGGGAGACCGGATGCGACGTCCTTTCAATCGCGCGCTGCACGCGACGCTCAGTGGCTGGCTGGTGGGAATGCTGGCCGTGGGCCCCGCCGCCGC is a genomic window of Corallococcus macrosporus containing:
- a CDS encoding S41 family peptidase; protein product: MTRFPKPWRMGLAALLLWSGPAFAQKPAGAAGREESAYRQLELFARVLSYVENNYVEPVDRKTLIQGAIQGMLDTLDPHTVYMPPELFREMKIDTSGEFGGLGIEIARKGDRLVVVAPIDDTPAARAGIKAGDELLAIDGESTQGMDLGRALQKMRGPAGGRVLLTLMRAGFNAPRELAILRDHIRIVSVEGALYDGIGHVKVKNFQDRTDVSLKKELDRLRALNGGRELDGVVLDLRNNPGGLLDQAVAMSDRFLPGNLPIVSTRGRDGRNASEEKSRDRDTEKDYPLVVLVNAGSASASEIVAGALQDHGRAVIMGTQTFGKGSVQTIIELEDGSGLKLTIARYYTPKGRSIQEKGITPDFLVPEDSSGKTGSDAPREKDLRRHFKAEPSQATSEVAAPPRTLPANLKDWAVTAKLADPQLKVALNYLHGLAAGPASRSSGSTAGR